The following are encoded together in the Cicer arietinum cultivar CDC Frontier isolate Library 1 chromosome 2, Cicar.CDCFrontier_v2.0, whole genome shotgun sequence genome:
- the LOC101495617 gene encoding probable fructokinase-6, chloroplastic, whose amino-acid sequence MALHCASFGFTTVPSNPPRSVNFSQSSVKTSVFPSPLSLSNIRLKVQGKTKAMTGNGTPETKESPLVVCFGEMLIDFVPTISGVSLADAPAFKKAPGGAPANVAVGISRLGGSSAFIGKVGEDEFGYMLADILKENNVNKQGMRFDPGARTALAFVTLRSDGEREFMFYRNPSADMLLQEDELDLDLIRKAKIFHYGSISLITEPCKSAHIAATKAAKEAGVVLSYDPNLRLPLWPSAESAREGILSIWDTADIIKISEEEISFLTNGEDPYDDTVVRKLFHSNLKLLLVTEGAEGCRYYTKEFSGRVKGMKVDAVDTTGAGDAFVAGILSQLASDLSLLQKEEQLRDSLKFANACGALTVTERGAIPALPTKETVLNAILKPVS is encoded by the exons ATGGCTCTTCATTGTGCTTCTTTCGGCTTCACAACCGTTCCTTCTAACCCTCCACGTTCAGTCAACTTCAGTCAATCTTCTGTCAAAACTTCCGTTTTTCCTTCTCCTCTATCCCTTTCTAACATTCGATTGAAAGTTCAAG GAAAGACAAAGGCAATGACTGGTAATGGGACACCTGAAACAAAAGAGTCACCTCTAGTGGTTTGTTTCGGGGAAATGCTCATTGATTTCGTCCCAACTATTAGCGGCGTTTCGTTGGCTGATGCACCTGCATTTAAAAAGGCTCCAGGTGGGGCTCCTGCTAATGTTGCTGTAGGCATATCCCGGTTAGGAGGTTCATCGGCTTTTATTGGAAAG GTTGGCGAGGATGAATTTGGATATATGCTTGCTGATATACTCAAGGAAAATAATGTAAACAAGCAAGGGATGCGTTTTGACCCTGGTGCACGTACTGCCTTAGCATTCGTTACGCTGAGAAGTGATGGAGAACGCGAGTTCATGTTTTATCGTAATCCGAGTGCTGATATGCTGCTCCAAGAAGATGAACTAGACTTGGACTTAATCAGAAAG GCGAAGATATTTCATTATGGTTCGATAAGTCTTATAACAGAACCATGCAAATCGGCGCACATAGCTGCGACAAAGGCAGCAAAAGAAGCTGGTGTAGTACTGTCTTATGACCCTAACCTGAGGCTTCCTTTATGGCCTTCTGCAGAGAGTGCTAGAGAAGGAATTCTGAGTATATGGGACACTGCAGATATCATTAAG ATAAGTGAGGAAGAGATTTCTTTTCTTACAAATGGCGAAGATCCATACGACGACACTGTTGTTCGAAAACTTTTCCATTCAAATCTCAAGCTACTCCTTGTTACTGAAGGTGCAGAAGGCTGCAGGTATTACACCAAG GAGTTTAGTGGTAGAGTGAAGGGAATGAAGGTGGATGCTGTTGACACTACCGGTGCCGGCGATGCTTTTGTAGCTGGAATACTATCACAATTAGCTTCGGATCTTTCGTTACTTCAG AAAGAGGAACAATTGAGAGATTCTCTCAAGTTTGCAAATGCTTGTGGTGCATTGACTGTGACGGAGAGAGGTGCAATACCAGCATTGCCTACAAAGGAAACTGTTCTCAATGCTATACTTAAGCCTGTATCTTAA